One Paenarthrobacter aurescens TC1 DNA window includes the following coding sequences:
- a CDS encoding hypothetical protein (identified by Glimmer2; putative): protein MRLSTPTSRRESMRRFRRAMVAVLALALVAGAIYAIVAVLQRSETLVTERCFAIVGSESHELATDQAANASLISAISVQRGLPPRAASIALATAMQESRLRNINYGDDAGPDSRGLFQQRPSQGWGTEEQVMDPVYASNAFFDGLVKVAGYETMEITQAAQAVQRSAFPRAYAQHEGMGRAFASALTGHSTASLNCELRMPEAAGDPAVVVDEFTTAFGTQAATIQGRSVQLEIGGTQAWAVAHWAVANAKTLSITQVDLAGQTWNRQKRDGWQPSAAASEGVTITVSAPTT, encoded by the coding sequence ATGAGGCTCTCCACGCCAACTAGCAGGAGAGAATCAATGCGCCGGTTCCGCCGCGCCATGGTTGCGGTGCTGGCTTTGGCCCTCGTAGCAGGTGCCATTTACGCAATAGTCGCAGTGCTGCAGCGCTCCGAGACCCTGGTCACGGAGCGCTGCTTTGCCATTGTCGGCTCTGAAAGCCATGAGCTTGCCACGGACCAGGCTGCGAACGCTTCGCTCATCTCCGCGATTTCGGTCCAGCGCGGACTTCCACCCAGGGCAGCGAGCATTGCCCTGGCCACGGCCATGCAGGAATCAAGGCTGCGCAACATCAATTACGGCGACGACGCCGGGCCGGACTCCCGCGGATTGTTCCAGCAGCGGCCCTCGCAAGGCTGGGGAACCGAAGAACAAGTCATGGACCCCGTCTATGCAAGCAACGCGTTCTTTGACGGACTGGTCAAGGTGGCCGGCTACGAAACCATGGAAATCACCCAAGCAGCACAAGCGGTCCAACGTTCCGCTTTCCCCCGCGCTTACGCCCAGCATGAGGGCATGGGCCGGGCCTTCGCTTCCGCTCTCACCGGACACTCCACCGCTTCTTTGAACTGCGAGTTGCGCATGCCGGAGGCGGCCGGTGACCCTGCCGTCGTCGTCGATGAATTCACGACGGCGTTCGGCACCCAAGCGGCCACCATTCAGGGTCGCTCGGTTCAGCTGGAGATCGGTGGAACGCAGGCCTGGGCTGTGGCTCACTGGGCGGTGGCAAACGCCAAGACCCTGTCCATCACGCAGGTGGACCTTGCAGGCCAGACGTGGAACAGGCAAAAACGCGACGGCTGGCAACCCTCTGCCGCGGCCTCCGAGGGCGTCACGATCACCGTATCGGCACCTACCACCTAA
- the gluA gene encoding Glutamate transport ATP-binding protein (identified by match to protein family HMM PF00005), whose product MTTQASGDALVSLNGVNKHYGQLHVLKDINLQVQKGEVVVVIGPSGSGKSTLCRAINRLETIDDGDIAIDGKKLPEEGKDLAHLRADVGMVFQSFNLFAHKTILENVTLGPIKVKKVAKGTADKEAMALLERVGVGHQAPKLPAQLSGGQQQRVAIARALAMKPKVMLFDEPTSALDPEMINEVLDVMIQLAKEGMTMIVVTHEMGFARKAADRVVFMADGQIVEDATPEEFFTNPKSTRAKDFLSKLLTH is encoded by the coding sequence ATGACTACTCAAGCGTCCGGCGATGCCCTCGTCTCCCTGAACGGCGTCAACAAGCACTACGGTCAATTGCACGTCCTCAAGGACATCAACCTCCAGGTTCAAAAGGGTGAAGTCGTGGTGGTTATCGGACCTTCAGGTTCCGGTAAATCCACTCTCTGCCGTGCGATCAACCGTTTGGAAACCATCGACGACGGCGACATCGCCATCGACGGGAAGAAGCTCCCCGAAGAAGGCAAGGACCTAGCGCACTTGCGTGCCGACGTCGGAATGGTGTTCCAGTCCTTCAACCTGTTCGCCCACAAGACGATTCTTGAGAACGTCACGCTGGGCCCCATCAAGGTTAAGAAGGTGGCCAAGGGCACGGCTGACAAGGAGGCCATGGCCCTCCTTGAGCGCGTAGGCGTCGGGCACCAAGCACCGAAGCTTCCCGCCCAGCTCTCCGGCGGCCAGCAGCAGCGTGTGGCCATTGCCCGTGCTCTTGCCATGAAGCCGAAGGTGATGCTGTTCGACGAGCCCACCTCCGCGTTGGACCCCGAAATGATCAACGAAGTACTGGACGTCATGATCCAGCTGGCCAAGGAAGGCATGACCATGATCGTGGTCACGCACGAAATGGGCTTCGCCCGCAAGGCCGCTGACCGCGTGGTGTTCATGGCCGACGGTCAGATCGTGGAAGACGCAACTCCCGAGGAATTCTTCACCAACCCGAAGAGCACTCGCGCCAAGGACTTCTTGTCCAAGCTCTTGACCCACTAG
- the gluD gene encoding Glutamate permease (identified by match to protein family HMM PF00528; match to protein family HMM TIGR01726) — MTSVLYDVPGPKARLYSLLGSAAGILIILGILAIAVTTLAQQGIFDADRWEIFYGPMAPDVWSLIGQGILATLAAAAVAAVIAFPLGIALCLLRISLIPWIRIPTQVVLEFLRGMPVVLMMLFVLLVFATGQFQAVVVGLVLYNAAIFAEILRAGIQSLPKGQREAGLAIGLRSFQSRMSIEFPQAVRRMLPSLVAQLVVLLKDTSLGYIVGYEELLRKIQIMADFLGPDFLFPAFFVGAAIYILINLTVSRIAIMIERRGSKKAAGGMASAIKTVDLEVNVPGTDNKK; from the coding sequence ATGACATCGGTCCTGTACGACGTCCCCGGGCCCAAGGCCCGCCTGTATTCGCTCCTGGGCTCCGCCGCCGGAATTCTGATCATCCTCGGCATCCTCGCCATCGCCGTCACAACGCTGGCGCAGCAAGGCATCTTCGACGCAGACCGTTGGGAGATCTTCTACGGCCCCATGGCACCCGATGTCTGGAGCCTGATCGGCCAAGGCATCCTCGCCACGCTGGCCGCAGCCGCTGTGGCAGCCGTGATCGCATTCCCCTTGGGCATTGCGCTCTGCCTGCTGCGTATTTCCTTGATTCCCTGGATCCGGATACCCACGCAGGTAGTGCTTGAGTTCCTCCGCGGCATGCCCGTGGTCCTTATGATGTTGTTCGTCCTGCTGGTTTTCGCCACAGGTCAGTTCCAGGCCGTGGTTGTTGGCTTGGTTCTCTACAACGCCGCCATCTTCGCTGAGATCCTGCGCGCAGGCATCCAGTCTCTCCCCAAGGGACAACGCGAGGCTGGTCTGGCCATCGGCCTCCGCAGTTTCCAGTCACGGATGTCCATCGAGTTCCCTCAGGCTGTGCGCCGGATGCTTCCGTCCTTGGTTGCCCAGTTGGTGGTTTTGCTCAAGGACACCTCGCTCGGCTACATCGTGGGCTATGAGGAACTCCTGCGGAAGATCCAAATCATGGCCGACTTCCTTGGCCCTGACTTCCTGTTCCCCGCCTTCTTTGTGGGCGCTGCGATCTACATCCTGATCAACCTGACGGTGTCACGGATTGCGATCATGATTGAACGCCGCGGTTCCAAGAAGGCCGCCGGCGGCATGGCATCGGCCATCAAGACGGTGGACCTCGAGGTCAACGTACCCGGTACGGACAACAAGAAGTAA
- a CDS encoding putative RNA polymerase ECF-subfamily sigma factor (identified by match to protein family HMM PF04542; match to protein family HMM PF04545; match to protein family HMM TIGR02937) produces MPASHAAPVQTTESLEAVTDWVMPSWEEVVSNHSAKVYRLAYRLTGNKFDAEDLTQEVFVRVFRSLENFKPGTLDGWLHRITTNLFLDQARRKSRIRFDALAEDAESRLPGREPGPEQSFEHNNLDLDVQRALEELPPDFRAAVVLCDLEGLSYDEVAEALGVKLGTVRSRIHRGRTMLREKLAHRDPRPAEARKPRLKMPRIASIL; encoded by the coding sequence ATGCCGGCATCGCATGCTGCGCCAGTCCAAACAACGGAAAGCCTTGAGGCCGTTACTGATTGGGTCATGCCCAGCTGGGAGGAAGTGGTTTCGAACCACTCCGCCAAGGTGTATCGCCTCGCCTATCGCCTGACCGGCAACAAGTTCGACGCCGAGGATCTCACGCAGGAGGTCTTCGTCAGGGTGTTTCGTTCACTTGAGAATTTCAAGCCGGGAACCCTGGATGGCTGGTTGCACCGCATCACCACCAACCTATTTCTGGATCAGGCGCGCCGCAAGAGCCGAATCCGCTTCGATGCGCTCGCCGAGGATGCCGAATCCCGTTTGCCCGGTCGCGAGCCCGGCCCGGAACAGAGCTTCGAGCACAACAACCTTGACCTTGATGTCCAGCGGGCCCTGGAAGAACTCCCACCGGACTTCCGCGCCGCCGTCGTGCTGTGTGACCTTGAGGGCCTTTCGTACGACGAAGTCGCCGAGGCGCTCGGTGTGAAGCTGGGGACCGTCCGATCCCGCATCCACCGGGGGCGCACCATGCTGCGCGAGAAACTTGCCCACCGCGACCCCCGTCCGGCAGAGGCCCGCAAGCCGCGGTTGAAGATGCCCCGCATCGCCAGCATTCTTTAG
- the gluC gene encoding Glutamate permease (identified by match to protein family HMM PF00528; match to protein family HMM TIGR01726) — translation MDAVIASLPEYWDGFLRTLYLSVISGIIALIVGTLLAAMRVSPVAALRGFSMFYVEVARNTPLTIIFFFAAIVLPRLGVKFEQFEVAAIIALSSYTAAFIAEAVRSGVNSVPVGQAEAARSVGMTFTQVLGFIVLPQAVRTVIPPLINILIALVKNSSVAGAFFVLELFGYGRQLSNDYGNQVLWILLGVAFFYLLITVPLGLLAHFVERKVAIAR, via the coding sequence ATGGACGCCGTCATAGCAAGCCTCCCCGAATATTGGGACGGATTTCTCCGAACCCTTTATCTCTCCGTAATTTCAGGAATCATTGCCCTCATTGTCGGCACACTCCTGGCGGCCATGAGGGTTTCCCCCGTGGCAGCACTTCGCGGTTTCAGCATGTTCTATGTTGAAGTGGCACGTAATACCCCATTGACCATCATTTTCTTTTTCGCCGCCATCGTTTTGCCCCGGTTGGGCGTTAAGTTCGAACAGTTCGAAGTCGCGGCCATCATCGCGTTGAGCAGTTACACGGCAGCCTTCATCGCCGAAGCCGTCCGTTCCGGCGTCAACAGCGTGCCTGTTGGCCAGGCGGAAGCTGCCCGCAGCGTAGGCATGACCTTCACACAGGTTTTGGGCTTCATCGTCCTCCCCCAAGCCGTACGCACCGTCATCCCTCCGTTGATCAACATCCTGATTGCACTGGTCAAGAACTCCTCGGTGGCCGGCGCGTTCTTTGTCCTGGAGCTTTTCGGTTACGGCCGCCAGCTCTCCAATGACTACGGCAACCAAGTCCTCTGGATCCTCCTTGGGGTGGCTTTCTTCTACCTCTTGATCACGGTTCCTTTGGGACTTCTGGCGCACTTTGTTGAACGAAAGGTGGCGATTGCCCGATGA
- a CDS encoding putative tetrahydropicolinate succinylase (identified by similarity to GB:CAA06232.1), giving the protein MTETASSAVPANAPANHRSAYGFGLATIATSASGEATVLDVWYPAPALGVAAETLRDVDNADPALTALAEEGKDTDRGTEQKVVFAQIDLDAAPADTADAYLRLHLLSHRLVKPNSINLDGVFGKLPNVVWTNFGPAAVDGFELTRARLRKRGNVVVFGVDKFPRMVDYVVPSGVRIADADRVRLGAHLAEGTTVMHEGFVNFNAGTLGTSMVEGRISAGVVAGDGTDVGGGASIMGTLSGGGKEKVALGERVLLGANSGVGISIGDDSVVEAGLYVTAGTRVRVPGPKDENGEDTSKIIKAVELSGVPNLLFRRNSTTGGVEVLPRKGQTVELNEALHAN; this is encoded by the coding sequence ATGACTGAAACTGCTTCCTCTGCTGTGCCCGCAAACGCGCCCGCCAACCACCGATCAGCCTATGGCTTCGGCCTCGCCACCATCGCCACCTCGGCTTCCGGGGAAGCAACCGTGCTGGACGTCTGGTACCCGGCACCCGCGCTTGGTGTCGCCGCCGAAACCCTGCGCGACGTGGACAATGCCGATCCTGCGCTCACCGCACTTGCCGAGGAAGGCAAGGACACCGACCGCGGAACCGAGCAGAAGGTTGTCTTTGCACAGATCGACCTCGACGCCGCCCCTGCAGACACGGCCGACGCGTACCTGCGTTTGCACCTCCTCTCCCACCGTTTGGTCAAGCCGAACAGCATCAACCTGGACGGTGTCTTTGGCAAGCTGCCCAACGTTGTGTGGACCAACTTCGGTCCCGCAGCTGTGGACGGCTTCGAACTGACCCGTGCCCGCCTGCGCAAGCGCGGCAACGTTGTGGTCTTCGGCGTGGACAAGTTCCCGCGGATGGTCGATTACGTGGTCCCCTCCGGTGTTCGCATTGCCGACGCCGACCGCGTCCGTTTGGGTGCCCACCTCGCCGAAGGCACCACGGTCATGCACGAAGGCTTCGTGAACTTCAACGCAGGAACCCTTGGCACTTCCATGGTGGAAGGCCGCATCTCGGCAGGCGTCGTGGCCGGTGACGGTACGGACGTCGGCGGCGGAGCGTCCATCATGGGCACGCTCTCCGGTGGCGGCAAGGAAAAGGTCGCACTGGGCGAGCGTGTTCTGCTCGGCGCCAACTCCGGCGTAGGCATCAGCATTGGCGACGACTCCGTGGTGGAGGCGGGCCTGTACGTCACCGCCGGTACCCGTGTGCGCGTTCCGGGCCCCAAGGACGAGAACGGCGAGGACACCAGCAAGATCATCAAGGCCGTGGAACTCTCCGGCGTTCCCAACCTGCTCTTCCGCCGCAACTCCACCACCGGCGGCGTGGAAGTACTTCCCCGCAAGGGCCAGACCGTGGAGCTGAATGAGGCTCTCCACGCCAACTAG
- the dapE gene encoding succinyl-diaminopimelate desuccinylase (identified by match to protein family HMM PF01546; match to protein family HMM PF07687; match to protein family HMM TIGR01900) yields MTLNPAPALLDLRQDVAVLTAALIDFNSVSGNETELADAVESALRAIPAYTVTRDGDAIIARTELGRSERVILAGHLDTVPLPTVEGSLGTVPATWESGVPGEGILYGRGTTDMKGGVAVQLALAATLFDDGRQPDKDVTFVFYDHEEVEAVKSGLGRLVRNHGDLLQGDFAILLEPTHGTVEGGCNGTSRFEATTIGETAHSARAWMGVNAIHAAAPILARLAAYEPQTINVDGLDYRESLNAVKINGGTAGNVIPDRCVVEINYRFAPDKNPDQAEAIVRDLLEGFDVVRTDAAAGARPGLNHPAAASFVAAVGAEPKPKYGWTDVARFSELGIPAVNFGPGDPLLAHKDNEHVDADAIRECLRALRTWLAP; encoded by the coding sequence GTGACCCTGAACCCTGCTCCCGCCCTCCTTGACCTGCGCCAGGACGTTGCCGTGCTGACAGCCGCGCTCATTGACTTCAACAGCGTGTCCGGCAACGAGACCGAACTCGCCGACGCCGTCGAGTCCGCCCTTCGTGCCATCCCGGCCTATACCGTGACCCGTGACGGCGACGCCATCATTGCGCGCACCGAACTTGGCCGTTCCGAGCGCGTCATCCTGGCCGGACATCTGGACACCGTGCCCCTTCCCACCGTGGAGGGCTCACTGGGCACCGTTCCGGCCACGTGGGAGTCCGGGGTTCCCGGTGAAGGCATCCTGTACGGGCGCGGGACCACAGACATGAAGGGTGGCGTGGCGGTGCAGCTCGCCCTCGCGGCAACACTGTTCGACGACGGGCGGCAGCCGGACAAGGACGTCACCTTCGTCTTCTACGACCATGAGGAAGTGGAAGCGGTCAAGAGCGGCCTCGGAAGGTTGGTCCGCAACCACGGTGACCTGTTGCAGGGCGACTTCGCGATCCTGCTGGAGCCAACCCACGGCACGGTGGAAGGCGGCTGCAACGGCACCAGCCGCTTCGAAGCCACAACCATCGGCGAAACAGCCCACTCTGCACGCGCATGGATGGGCGTCAACGCGATCCACGCCGCAGCACCCATCCTGGCGCGGCTCGCTGCATACGAGCCGCAGACCATCAACGTGGACGGCCTTGATTACCGCGAAAGCCTCAACGCCGTGAAAATCAACGGGGGCACGGCAGGGAACGTCATCCCGGACCGCTGCGTGGTGGAGATCAACTACCGTTTCGCTCCGGACAAGAATCCGGACCAGGCAGAGGCCATCGTCAGGGACCTTCTGGAAGGATTCGACGTCGTCCGTACGGACGCTGCTGCCGGCGCGAGGCCCGGACTTAATCACCCCGCCGCCGCGTCCTTCGTCGCCGCAGTGGGTGCCGAGCCCAAACCCAAATACGGATGGACCGACGTCGCGCGTTTCAGTGAACTGGGCATCCCGGCAGTGAACTTCGGACCCGGCGATCCGCTGCTGGCTCACAAGGACAACGAGCACGTCGACGCCGATGCCATCCGTGAGTGCCTCCGTGCACTGAGGACGTGGCTGGCGCCGTAG
- a CDS encoding putative Lysine decarboxylase (identified by match to protein family HMM PF03641; match to protein family HMM TIGR00730) yields the protein MSISQHPIPHPDANGRVTGTHVPLPSEIAPAKHKGSLELRRKQADTGMSDQHLLDTSGAGQFIHTDPWRVLRIQSEFVEGFGALADLGPAVSVFGSARTKPGTEYYEMAVDVGRKLAEAGVAVITGGGPGSMEAANKGAVEGNGVSVGLGIELPFEQGLNQWVDLGINFRYFFARKTMFVKYAQGFVVLPGGLGTLDELFEAMVLVQTRKVTSFPIVLLGVRFWGPMLEWIRDTLVAEGMVSEKDLDLIQLVDDPADAVHRVLHGAPLPPTTNGNQQRPE from the coding sequence ATGAGCATCAGCCAGCACCCCATTCCCCACCCGGATGCCAACGGTCGCGTCACGGGCACCCACGTGCCGCTCCCCTCGGAGATCGCACCCGCCAAGCACAAAGGCTCCCTTGAGCTCCGACGCAAACAAGCGGACACGGGAATGTCGGACCAGCATTTGCTGGATACCAGTGGTGCCGGGCAATTCATCCACACCGATCCGTGGCGTGTCCTGAGGATCCAGAGTGAGTTCGTGGAGGGCTTTGGAGCCCTGGCTGACCTGGGACCTGCCGTCAGTGTGTTCGGTTCGGCGCGGACCAAGCCGGGAACCGAGTACTACGAGATGGCCGTGGACGTGGGGCGCAAACTCGCTGAAGCCGGGGTCGCGGTGATCACCGGTGGCGGCCCCGGATCCATGGAAGCTGCCAACAAGGGTGCCGTGGAAGGCAACGGAGTCTCAGTGGGCCTGGGCATTGAACTGCCATTTGAGCAGGGACTCAACCAGTGGGTGGACCTGGGCATCAACTTCCGGTACTTCTTCGCCCGCAAGACCATGTTCGTCAAGTACGCGCAGGGCTTCGTAGTGCTCCCCGGAGGGCTTGGCACCTTGGATGAGTTGTTCGAGGCAATGGTGCTTGTCCAAACCCGCAAGGTGACCTCGTTCCCCATCGTGCTGCTCGGTGTTCGGTTCTGGGGACCCATGCTTGAGTGGATCAGGGACACCCTGGTGGCAGAAGGCATGGTGTCCGAGAAGGACCTCGACCTGATCCAGTTGGTGGACGACCCCGCCGATGCCGTGCACCGTGTCCTGCACGGCGCACCACTTCCGCCTACCACCAACGGAAACCAGCAGCGCCCGGAGTAG
- the gluB gene encoding Glutamate-binding protein precursor (identified by match to protein family HMM PF00497), which produces MKSLITRRKSLLVAASAALALSLSACGGGSTTTPPVASASFEAGTTMEKLNKAQTIKIGTKFDQPLFGQKGLDGKPVGFDVEMGKAIAAKLGIPADKIEWVETVSQNRESFIEQGRVDLVIATYTINDARKEKVAFAGPYYEAGQALLVNKDDTSITKPEDVSGKKVCSVTGSTPAKTIAEKYGAEVVPAATYTACLEPLRNKQVVAVTTDNVILAGYVDKEPDAFKLASDETFTKEPYGIGLKKDDTVFRNWINDQLEGFAKDDTYKKAWEATAGKVIKTAPELPAINRY; this is translated from the coding sequence ATGAAGTCTCTTATTACCCGGAGGAAGTCACTCCTGGTGGCCGCATCGGCTGCGCTTGCACTCTCGCTGAGCGCTTGCGGCGGCGGCAGCACAACCACTCCCCCGGTTGCCTCGGCAAGCTTTGAAGCCGGCACCACCATGGAGAAGCTGAACAAGGCCCAGACGATCAAAATCGGGACCAAGTTCGACCAGCCGTTGTTCGGCCAGAAGGGCCTGGATGGCAAGCCTGTCGGTTTCGACGTCGAAATGGGCAAGGCAATCGCCGCAAAGCTTGGTATTCCGGCTGACAAAATCGAGTGGGTAGAGACGGTCTCCCAGAACCGTGAGTCGTTCATCGAGCAGGGTCGCGTCGATCTTGTGATCGCCACGTACACCATCAACGATGCCCGCAAGGAAAAGGTCGCCTTTGCCGGCCCTTACTACGAAGCAGGCCAGGCGTTGCTGGTGAACAAGGACGATACCTCCATCACCAAGCCTGAAGATGTCTCGGGCAAGAAGGTCTGCTCCGTCACGGGTTCCACCCCGGCCAAGACAATCGCCGAAAAGTACGGCGCAGAGGTAGTCCCTGCGGCCACCTACACCGCCTGCCTGGAGCCCCTGCGTAACAAGCAGGTTGTCGCCGTGACCACCGACAACGTCATCCTCGCCGGCTACGTCGACAAGGAGCCGGACGCCTTCAAGCTCGCCTCGGATGAAACCTTCACCAAGGAGCCTTACGGCATCGGCCTGAAGAAGGATGACACCGTGTTCCGCAACTGGATCAACGACCAGCTTGAGGGATTCGCCAAGGACGATACGTACAAGAAGGCTTGGGAAGCCACTGCAGGCAAGGTCATCAAGACTGCCCCTGAACTTCCTGCCATCAACCGCTACTAG
- a CDS encoding putative O-methyltransferase family protein (identified by match to protein family HMM PF01596; match to protein family HMM PF05175) — protein sequence MSADKSSSWSYAEDLPAEDDVLLRARERSFELGVTPISPGVGAVLTVLAAASKAQTVVEVGSGAGVSGVCLLRGLSPHAVLTTIDVDVEHLKAAREAFLESGSPANRTRTISGRAADVLPRLTDSAYDLVFIDADKPNFPKYVEQAIRLLKSGGTLVINDALDKDRVSNPAARDATTVVLRQIVKAIRDDERLASAMLPTGDGLLVAVKK from the coding sequence ATGAGTGCCGACAAGTCAAGCAGCTGGTCCTACGCAGAAGATCTGCCGGCTGAGGATGACGTGTTGTTGCGCGCCCGGGAGCGGTCCTTTGAACTCGGTGTTACCCCTATCAGCCCCGGTGTGGGTGCAGTGCTGACAGTGCTCGCTGCCGCTTCAAAGGCCCAGACCGTGGTGGAAGTCGGTTCGGGTGCCGGAGTGTCCGGGGTTTGCTTGCTGCGTGGACTAAGCCCCCATGCTGTGCTGACCACCATCGACGTGGACGTCGAACACCTTAAAGCCGCCAGGGAAGCGTTCCTGGAGTCGGGCAGTCCGGCCAACCGTACCCGCACCATCTCAGGCCGCGCAGCTGATGTGTTGCCTCGCCTGACCGACTCCGCGTACGACCTCGTCTTCATCGATGCCGACAAGCCAAACTTCCCCAAGTACGTGGAACAGGCAATCCGTCTCTTGAAGTCCGGAGGCACCTTGGTCATCAACGATGCTTTGGACAAGGACCGTGTCTCCAATCCGGCGGCGCGGGACGCCACCACCGTGGTCCTGCGTCAGATCGTAAAGGCAATTCGCGACGACGAGCGGCTGGCTTCCGCGATGCTGCCGACGGGCGACGGGCTTCTGGTGGCTGTCAAGAAATAG
- a CDS encoding putative integral membrane protein: protein MSSRTPTDRLSHGLSTAAVRMAGWPWWLQVSLIFVVARMVSACIFMAAAIHQGTNPWFPPAPDYWNFITIWDGRWYQEAADNGYPSILPVDANGVVQQNAWAFYALFPFLARGLSAATGIGTFPALTIIAMLAGVGAALVIYKLFREFAGKRAALWGVVFVSTFPVSPILQVPYAESLNLLLLSGSLLLVVRRRYLAAIPVVLLMCLSRPTGVPFAAMMGLLLIWRVWQRFGRSRTLSAQASVRDDDETTSVRGLLSLGALVLAAGIGALAWPAIAWATTGEFTAYTRTETAWRGHDLVPFKPWFDTGRMLFGPVLGVLAPFVFAALFVLVMMSKPVRALGAELRLWCACYMGYLLVFLHPQTSTFRMLLPLFPLALGVALLSKSKAYRGTVVVMFVLLQIVWVVWLWAWAPLPGGGDYPP from the coding sequence GTGAGCTCACGAACCCCCACGGATCGGCTTTCCCACGGGCTCTCGACCGCGGCAGTAAGAATGGCTGGATGGCCTTGGTGGCTGCAGGTTTCCTTGATTTTTGTGGTGGCCAGAATGGTCAGTGCATGTATCTTCATGGCGGCTGCCATTCACCAGGGAACAAATCCTTGGTTCCCGCCGGCCCCGGATTACTGGAACTTCATCACTATCTGGGATGGACGCTGGTACCAGGAAGCTGCCGATAACGGTTACCCCTCGATCCTGCCCGTAGACGCGAATGGTGTGGTACAGCAGAACGCATGGGCGTTCTATGCGCTCTTTCCCTTCCTGGCCCGGGGTCTCTCGGCAGCCACGGGGATAGGAACCTTCCCGGCGCTCACCATCATCGCCATGCTGGCGGGTGTGGGCGCAGCTTTGGTGATTTACAAGCTCTTCCGCGAGTTCGCAGGCAAGCGCGCCGCACTCTGGGGCGTCGTCTTCGTCTCTACTTTTCCCGTGTCGCCGATCCTCCAGGTCCCGTATGCCGAGTCCTTGAATCTGCTGCTGTTGTCCGGCTCCTTGTTGCTGGTGGTCCGCCGCCGATATCTGGCCGCAATTCCGGTTGTGCTCCTGATGTGCTTGTCCAGGCCGACGGGGGTACCCTTCGCAGCCATGATGGGCTTGCTGCTGATTTGGCGTGTATGGCAGCGCTTCGGGCGGTCCAGGACGCTATCGGCCCAAGCTTCGGTCCGTGATGACGACGAGACGACGTCGGTGCGCGGCTTGCTTTCACTGGGCGCACTGGTGCTTGCAGCGGGCATCGGAGCTCTCGCATGGCCGGCCATCGCTTGGGCTACTACCGGTGAATTTACTGCCTACACACGGACTGAAACAGCATGGCGGGGGCACGATCTTGTGCCCTTCAAACCATGGTTCGACACGGGTCGGATGCTGTTTGGTCCTGTGCTGGGCGTGCTGGCCCCCTTCGTCTTCGCCGCTCTTTTCGTGCTGGTCATGATGTCGAAGCCCGTCAGAGCCCTCGGAGCAGAGCTGCGGCTGTGGTGTGCCTGCTACATGGGATACCTGCTGGTCTTCCTGCATCCTCAGACCAGTACGTTCAGAATGCTGTTGCCCCTTTTCCCGCTGGCACTGGGCGTGGCATTGCTGTCCAAGTCCAAGGCGTACCGGGGAACCGTGGTGGTGATGTTCGTCCTCCTCCAGATCGTCTGGGTGGTGTGGCTGTGGGCGTGGGCTCCGCTCCCCGGGGGCGGGGACTATCCGCCCTGA